The genomic window TTACCATCTAATGAGAGTCCCAGCAATATCCCACCAATCAACACGATTGACAGCATTATTGGAAAGTAAAGTTTGAGTGTTTTATAATTTAATTTCATGGTTGTTTTTTTATACTACAATTTGAACTACTTCAATGTTGGCCCTTTCAAGTAATGGAATACCATCATTGGATTCTTTTCTGTCTGTATAAACAACTCGTTTTATCCCGGATTGGATTATCAGTTTAGCACATTCCAGGCACGGAGATGTTGTAACATATAACGTTGCATTTTCGCTGCTATTGTTAGATTTCGCTACTTTTGTTATTGCATTTGCTTCTGCATGCAATACATACGGCTTGGTGTTGCCTTCCTCATCTTCGCAGACATTTTCAAAGCCAGAAGGGGTGCCATTGTAACCATCCGAGATGATCATCTTTCCTTTAACCATTAAAGCTCCAACCTGCCTTCTTTTACAATAGGAATTTTTGGCCCAGATCCTGGCCATCTCAATATATCTTTGATCGAAAATGGCTTGTTTGTTCTTATAGGGATGCAGAGGAGAGGAATGGTTACTATCCATTTGCTTACATGTTATTGTATAAAAACCCTCCTAAATGAGGGCTCAGTGTGC from Bacteroidales bacterium includes these protein-coding regions:
- a CDS encoding dCMP deaminase family protein, encoding MDSNHSSPLHPYKNKQAIFDQRYIEMARIWAKNSYCKRRQVGALMVKGKMIISDGYNGTPSGFENVCEDEEGNTKPYVLHAEANAITKVAKSNNSSENATLYVTTSPCLECAKLIIQSGIKRVVYTDRKESNDGIPLLERANIEVVQIVV